From Terriglobales bacterium, a single genomic window includes:
- a CDS encoding ATP-binding protein: MISETQVRELLAQKAETKNLDFKQSFNWDTASFDEKCELVKDILAFMNTQDGGQVIIGVEDSTFRLIGLCQDDFSSFDTTKVNDFLHRYTDPSASCEVQKLSADGLNLAVLSIPEFRDVPIICKRDANSSKETSRLILRAGGLYVRTEKATSVIVPSSEEMRDLMNRALLKRGDQLLGTIENLLRGKTVTKEPDTLKYSKEIAASHVWFKEVLPADFEKHGYWRLVSMPQDYRSERIPDITTVLKFLSESEVSLRGWNFPHTDKDTKSNFSSGRESYTVFHRYLEAYRAYQSGLFIWQGAYRENEPDFVNRYGKALSFVNVIYEITEMFVFLKRYYERVSPEDSIHVSIELTDIKDRSLAATDVDSASLLGSFYSREPSLWIDRDYTVSEVRASAEELAIKVVKKIFEVFNWNSPDPNMIRGWQQRLLSRTL; encoded by the coding sequence ATGATCTCAGAGACTCAAGTTCGAGAGCTGTTGGCGCAGAAGGCCGAAACGAAGAACCTTGATTTCAAGCAGTCGTTCAACTGGGACACCGCAAGCTTTGATGAGAAATGTGAACTGGTGAAGGACATCCTCGCATTCATGAATACGCAGGATGGTGGACAGGTAATCATAGGCGTCGAGGACAGCACGTTCCGCCTAATTGGATTGTGCCAAGATGACTTCTCTTCCTTCGATACGACAAAGGTGAATGATTTCCTGCACCGCTACACTGATCCCTCAGCCTCGTGTGAAGTCCAAAAGCTGAGTGCAGATGGATTAAACCTTGCGGTGCTGAGCATCCCTGAATTTCGGGACGTACCGATCATTTGCAAGAGAGATGCGAATTCCAGCAAGGAGACGTCCAGGCTGATTCTGAGAGCTGGAGGTCTGTACGTGCGGACAGAGAAGGCGACCAGCGTAATCGTGCCTTCCTCCGAGGAAATGCGCGATTTGATGAATCGGGCTTTGCTCAAACGCGGCGACCAGCTTTTGGGCACAATTGAGAACCTCCTTAGAGGAAAGACCGTCACTAAGGAACCGGACACGCTCAAATATTCCAAGGAGATTGCAGCCTCACATGTATGGTTCAAGGAGGTCTTGCCTGCTGACTTCGAGAAGCACGGCTACTGGAGACTCGTCTCGATGCCACAAGACTACCGCAGTGAGAGAATTCCGGACATCACGACAGTCCTCAAGTTCCTGTCGGAATCGGAAGTGAGTCTACGCGGATGGAATTTTCCGCACACAGACAAGGACACGAAATCGAACTTCAGCAGCGGAAGGGAGTCATACACTGTGTTTCACCGTTATTTAGAAGCGTACCGAGCTTATCAAAGTGGTCTGTTTATCTGGCAGGGCGCTTATCGGGAAAATGAGCCCGATTTCGTCAACAGGTATGGAAAAGCTTTGAGTTTTGTGAACGTGATCTATGAGATCACCGAGATGTTTGTATTCCTCAAGAGGTATTACGAACGCGTCTCACCGGAGGACAGCATTCATGTCTCAATTGAATTGACCGACATCAAAGATCGTTCTCTTGCCGCGACCGACGTTGATTCCGCGTCCCTGCTTGGAAGCTTTTATTCGAGGGAGCCTAGCCTCTGGATCGATCGCGATTACACGGTGTCCGAAGTACGAGCATCTGCTGAGGAACTCGCAATCAAGGTTGTGAAAAAGATTTTTGAGGTGTTCAACTGGAATTCTCCTGACCCAAACATGATTCGGGGCTGGCAGCAGAGGCTATTGAGCAGAACACTGTAG